The sequence below is a genomic window from Lolium perenne isolate Kyuss_39 chromosome 4, Kyuss_2.0, whole genome shotgun sequence.
gaatatgtaaatttttgattatgcactaaccctctaatgagtttgttttgagtttcgtgtggaggaagttttcaagggtcaagaaaggaggatgatacaatatgatcaagaagagtgaaaagtctaagcttggggatgcccccgtggttcatccctgcatatttcaagaagactcaagcatctcagcttggggatgcccaaggcatccccttcttcatcgacaacttatcaggtcacctctagtgaaactatatttttattccatcacatcttatttgctttacttggagtgtttgtttgtttttttttgtttgaataaaatcggatcctagcattatttttttgggagagagacacgctccgctcgttcatatgaacactggtgttcttagctttacttttaatgttcatggcgaaggttgaaactgcttcattcattgttatttggttggaaacagaaaatgcttcatgtggtaattggtatatagtcttgaataatttgatacttggcaattgttttgctcaatagatcatgtttaagctcttgcatcatgtgctttgcacctattaatgaagaactaccatagagcttgttgaaatttggtttgcatgattggtctctctaaaagtctagatattttctggtcaagtgtttgaacaacaaggaagacagtgtagagtcttataatgcttgcaatatattcttatgtaagttttgctataccagttcatacatgtgtttgcttcaaacaaccttgctagccaaagccttgtactgtgagggaatgcttctcgtgcatctaaaaccttgagccaaaacctatgccatttgtgtccaccatacctacctactatgtggtatttctctgccattccaaagtaaattgcttgcgtgctacctttaaaactttattccttgtctttgcaatacatagctcatgggaaaatagccttaaaaactattgtggtaaagaatacgtagcttatgtatcttatttcttataagttgcttgttgagcagtaaccatgtttctggagaCGTCATCAACTAttgcacttttgttgaatatcatgtgagttgctatgcatgttcgtcttgtctgaagtaagggtgatttatcatgatcaaatggtttgagtatgcatattattagagaagaactttgggccaccaactaaagccttgtatcatggtggaagtttcagtttggacattaatcctcaatctcttatgagaatattatccgttgttgaatgctcatgcattaaagaggagtccattatctgttttctatgttgtcccggtatggatgtcctcaagttgagatctatcaaaaacgagaaatcaaatgcgatctatctccttggacctttgtataggcggcatagaggtacccctttgtgacacttggttgaaacatatgtaatgcaatgataatccatggaaatccgagctaattaggacaaggtgcgagcactattggtattcgatgcatgaggcttgcaacttataggatgtcttatgcataacacatatgaattattactaccgttgacaaaattgtttctatgttttcaaaataaaagctctagcacaaaaatagtaatccctgcttccctctgcgaagggcctttcttttactttatgttgagtcagtttaccgatttctttctatcttagaagcaaacacttgtgtcaactgtgtgcattgattcctacatacttgcttgtttgcattcatcatattactttgtgttgacaattatccatgagatatacatgttgaagttgaaagcaactgctgaaacttatatcttcctttatgttgcttcaaaaccttctactaagaatttattgctttatgagttatctcctatgcaagtcttattgatgcttgtcttgaaagtactattcatgaaaagtttttgctatatgattcagttgtttagtcattgtctttaccattgcttcgaatcacttcattcatctcatatgctttacaatagtattgatcaagattatgatagcatgtcacttcagaaattatccttgttatcgtttacctactcgagggcgagtaggaactaaacttggggatgcttgatacgtctcaaacgtatctataatttcttatgttccatgctagttttatgacaatactcacatgttttatatacactttatgtcatttatatgcattttccggcactaacctattaacgagatgccgaagcgccagttcctgttttctgctgtttttggtttcagaaatcctacacaggaaatattctcggaattggacgaaacaaaagcccagggtcttattttccatggagctttccagaagaccgaaggagatacgaagtggggccatgaggtggcgaccccaccaggcggcgcggccaggaaggggcccgcgccggcctatggtgtgggcccctcgtgagcccTCCGactttgcccttccgcctacttaaactatcCGTCgctaaaaccctattaccgagagccacgatacgagaaaagttccagagacgccgctgctgccaatcccatctcgggggattcaggagatcgcctccggcaccctgccggagaggggaatcatcacccggaggactctacatcaccatgatcgcctccggaatgatgtgtgagtagttcatccttggactatgggtccatagcagtagctagatggttgtcttctcctcttgtgctatcatgtttagatcttgtgagctgcctatcatgatcaagatcgtctatttgtaatgctacatgttgtgtttgttgggatccgatgaatatggaatactatgtcaagttgattattgatctatcatatatgtgttgtttatgatcttgcatgctctctgttgctagtagaggctctggccaagtagatacttgtaactccaagagggagtatttatgctcgatagtgggttcatgcctccattgaatctgggatagtgacagaaagttctaagattgtggatgtgctgttgccactagggataaaacatcaatgctttgtctaaggatatttgtgttgattacattacgcaccatacttaatgcaattgtctgttgtttgcaacttaatactggaaggggtgcggatgataacccgaaggtggactttctaggcatagatgcatgctggatagcgatctatgttatttgtcgtaatgccctaagtaaatctcatattagtcatcatgatatgtatgtgcattgttatgccctctctatttgtcaatttcccaactgtaatttgttcacccaacatgctatttatcttattggagagacaccactagtgaactgtggaccccggtccattcttttacatctgaatacaatctaatgcaatcattgttctgtgctgttcttcgcaaacaaacatcattctctacaccatacgtttaatcctttgtttacagcaggccggtgagattgacaacctcactgttaagttggggcaaagtattttgattgtgttgtgcaggttccatgttagcgtcggaatccctggtgttgcgccgcactacactcctccaccaacaaccttcacgtggcctacatctcctactggttcgataaccttggtttcttactgagaaaaacttgctgctgtacgcatcacaccttcctcttggggttcccaacggacgtgtgcttcatgcGTTATCACTCCTCCACCATTGCAAAAATAGTTCTCCTCTTCGTCGATGTTTGACACTCAATGGAGCACCTTGCGCGTGACCCGGCTCCTCGAACTCGGATGTACCTGATACgtaccaaacgtatctataatttttgatgcttcatgcttgttttgttacaattcttatatgttttatgtgcacttttccacactttttagcatcttctgggactaacctattaacacagtgctgcagtgccagttcctgttttctgctgtttttgtgtttcagaaaagttgtacatgaaagtttctcagaattggacgaaacaaaagcccggagtcttatttttccgggacgaagacggagccagaaggacacgcgcaggagagctgccacgtggcagtacaaAGGGCAGGCGCGGAACCACCCTTGGTCGCGCATGGtccatgtactggcgcctcgtcgccccgtttgctccgcccttcctcCTATTTATTCCTCATATCGGGAAAACCCTAGGGacacgagcctccatccacgaaaagttccgacaccgccgtcaaccgaaaccctagtttgggagggttctgcagtccatcccggcaacctgtcggagagggaaatcaccgccggagacctctacaccaccatgtcttcatccgaggtgatgcatgagtagtcctccacgggaccatgggtccatagcagtagctagatggttgtcctctccttgttgtgcttcatgtatagatcttgtgagctacctaacatgatcaagatcatctatttgtaattgttaCATGTTGGtctgatgtggatccgatttatagagagattgctttggttgagattatgtattatgatattatgatcttgcatgctctccgtttctagtagatgctctggccaagtagatgctagcgactccaagagggagtatttatgctcgatagtgggttcatgcctctatttaaccatgagaagtgaccttgttctctacggttgtagatgtgatgtttctactagggagaaaatggcgatgttctattcaagggtagtttaatcgtttactttacacacatttcttaaagcgatagtccattgcttgcaacttaatactggagggtgtcgcggatgcaatcctgaaggtggattattagtcatagatgcagttggattacggtctatgtatattgttgtaatgcccgcatacttttaTAGCATGTATTATGCACCAaacattagcgtagaatctctgtttgtcaattgcccatatgtaatttgtttacccagcatatttatttattggggaggcgcctctagtgaactgtggaccccggtccttcttcttttaattgcaatcttctacaacattttcctgttctgttctctgcaaacaattcttctttCACACGGTTCATTTAATccattgttttcagcaaaaccagtgagcttgacaacctcgctgaaagttggggacaaagtacttggttgtttgagtgcaggtctccacgttgcagCTGACaccggcagtgcgccctgccacgagttggttcgcaacacctcgggagagaacatttttctcctattggtcgataaaccttggtttcttactgagggaaaactatcTGTTGTTCTCAtcgtaccttcctcttggggttccactcaatgttgcgcataaattctccttcatcaactccgcgctcagcaGTACCACCTGATGGCGGATGGATGTCGTTCAAGGTCACGATCGGTCTCCGTGCAAGAAGGGTGGAGAACTGGATCCGCGCCGTGCAGAGGGACTATCTCGACAACGCACCAATCAAGTGCGTCGTCTTGGATTGTGAGTTCACCAACTCTCGCGAGGGTGATCAGCGCGCCGCCGTCCTTCAACTCTCGGCGGAGTCCGAGAATTTGGTATTCCTAATTTGTCATGCTGATGAAGTGACACAACTTCTCATGGAGTTCTTGCAGGACGGGACCATCAGATTCTACGGCGAGGCTATCGGCAAGGATTGTGAGATGCTGAGTCCGTACGGTATTCATATTACTTATGCGTATGACCTCTAGAAGATAGTCCCGAATCCCACAAAtaatcatattccgaatctatatGATCTAGCGAATTCTATCATTGGGACAAATCTTgataagaagaagaggaagaagtacAAGAAGAAGGACTCCGCACAAGAAAAAGATGATGAACTCATATGTTCCATTAAGCTACGAGCATATGCGCTATGCCGCGTTGGACGCTTGTCTGTGCTTCGAGATGACTAGGAGTTATTGGCAGCTAGTTGGCTACAATAGCCATGTTGATCGTCTCAACATTTAAAGAACTACGTGTCTTTCTATAAAGAACTATGTGTATGAACAATGTGTCTTTCAATATATATCGAACTATGTGTATGAACTAGCGACATATTTCCTTGTGTATTTTACGTCTCTGCATTCACTCCATGCCGCCTCCTCCACGTCGACCTCCATCACCATCACGCTGCACCCGGCGCTCCACCATCACACTGCAACCGAAGAAGATATATCGAACTATGTGTATGAACTAGCGACATATTTCCATGTGTATTTTACATATGTGTATTCACTCCATGCCGCCTCCTCCACGTCCAACTCCATCACTATCACGCTGCACCTGGCACTCCACCATCACGCTGCAACCGAAGAAGATATATCGAACTATGTGTATGAACTAGCGATATATTTCCTTGTGTATATTACATCTCTACATTCACTCCATACCTCCTTCTCCACGTccacctccatcaccatcacACTGCACCCAGTGCTCCACCATCACGCCGCAAACGAAGAAGATATATATATCGAACTATGTGTATGAACTAGCGATATATTTCCTTGTGTATTGCATTCACTCCATGCCTCCCCCTCCATGTCCACCTCCATCACCATCGTGTTTCTTGTATCTCTGCATGCCGCcacctccacgtccatctccatcaccatcacgctGCACCCGTTGCTCCACCATCACACTGCGGTTTACAGATttgaagatattaattatttggttatattatatgaataatgcatatattattttctaataataataataacataaataaaaacataattatttcatatccaaattcctcacatttttttaataataaagcatatgttatttgtccaattgcggtttACAGATTTCAATATACTCcgtattaattatttggccatattatatgaataatgtatATATTATTTGCTAATAATAAAAAAATTAATAAAcacataattatttcatattcaaattcctaaCATTTTTAtaataataaatcatatattatttgtccaattgcggtttacagatttcaagttattaattatttggccatattatatgaataatgcatatattatttgataataataaaaaattaataaaaacataattatttcataatcaaatttctcacatttttctaataataaagcatatattatttgtcgaaTTACGGTTTACAGATTTTAAGATATTAactatttggccatattatatgaataatgcatatgttatttgctaataataataaaaaatgaataaaaataattatttcatattcaaattcctcacatttttctaataataaggcATATATTATTTGCCCAATTCAGTTTACAtattttttttggtttcaaaaaatacagaaatgtgacacaatggtataagagttaatatgattgatatggtagtatttacaacaaggtacaatCACATTCGCGGGAGCGCAACAGGAGTAGTGTGCGGATGGGTGACGACCGAGAAGTCATGACCAAATCTACAATTTAATTACATATTAAGTGTAATTAGTATTAAAAATGGTCAAAGTGAGAGAGTAACAAGTCAAACAAAaagaaattagaaaaatgaaaaacataattattgaaaataatagttAGTCCAGGTTGGGATTacgagccgggactaaaggttctcCAGCCCAAACCCTGTATCGCGGCCACGTGGAGGGCCATTTATACCGGCTAGTAACTGGGCCGCCTTTAGTCCCGCATGTATAGTCCCGGTTGGTCAACCGGGACTAGAGCCCATTACGGGCCGGGACTGAATGCCCTGTCTCCACTAGTTATTGCTCTCAAAAAACCCTACCGATAGGTTAATATTACGTTAATAAACACATTAAATATCTTAACAGCTAAAGTTTTCGTAGACCCATCAACAACCTGATCTTTGGTGGAAATGAACTTGATATCTAGCAATAGAAATTTATTAGCAAGCCTTTCTCAGACAAAGTAATAGTCAATCTCAATATATTTTTTACGGAGAGATATGTAGCACCAAATTTATCACACTATAAACACAAGTGTTCTCGGAGAGAAACACCAAGTTCTCGAAGTAATGCAACCATCCAAATGAGCTTAGTAGTAGCATTACCTAGAGCCTTATATTATGTTCAATACTTAAACGTGGAGAGTCTATCATCAAGATTGCCTGCCCAAAAAAAGCTCAATAAATTTATTTTCCCAAAAAAGGTAGTCTCTCCACTAGAAGTAATGCAACCATCCAAATGAGCTTAGTAGTTGCTTGTTTGCGAGCACTTCATGAAATACGATAAGGACCAAAAAAAAAAGATACCAAAACCTCTAGTGGAGAGTCTATCATCAAGATTGCCTGCCCAATCAGCATCTGAAAATGCACTGAGAAGTGTAGAAGGTGAGTAGTCCAACCTTGACAGTTTCTTACATATATCGTAAAATTCTTTTAGCAGTCGTCTAATAAATGGTTGTAGGGTCATCAAGAAAATGACAAACTTTGTTGACCGGTAACCAAATGGCAGGCCGTGTGTCAGAGTCAAATACTGGTGAGCACCAACTATGCTTCGTAATGAGTACTATCCTAAGATCCAAGAGGAGATCCATCAGCCAATGATAATTTTATAGTGAGAGACAATGGAGTAGGCCGGGTAGGTTGTACAATTCTTGAGTCCAACTTTATCCAATAAATCATAACATcgacttcacactgttggggaaccccaagaggaaggtatgctgAGCACagtagtaagttttccctcagtaagaaactaaagtttaatcgaccagtaggagaaaggcatgacttctgaaggtgttgctagctgactagtggcagggcgtactaccggcgtcagcaacaacgtgaaacctacacacaacacaactaaaatactttgccccaaattATAGTGAGATTGTCAATCGCACCGGTTCTGCTGAAcataaaggattaaatgtatcgagtggaaagagatgtttgcagtaaataAAGAGAAGAAATCTTTGCAGTAAGTAACATAGCatgattgcagtggttgaatttatcatgtaaaggaaaggaccggggtccacaattcactagaggtgtctctccataaatataaatagcatgctgggtgaacaaattacagctggccaATTGaaaaatatcgaccatacatgacaagatgattactatgagattcgtttgggctacaacataatacatagaacgtaatccaactgcgtctatgactaataatctaccttccggttatcgtccgaacccctttcagtattaagttgcaagcaacaaattatcGCATTAAACAATGTGTCTAAAGTAAACAATATAATTACCCTTTGATAAAACATTGTTGCTTTCTCCCCAGtaccaacaacacatctacaatcttacaaGTTActatcactctcccagattactagaggcataaaCCTATTATCGAGCATAACTACccactcttggagtcacaagcatct
It includes:
- the LOC139839334 gene encoding uncharacterized protein, whose product is MSFKVTIGLRARRVENWIRAVQRDYLDNAPIKCVVLDCEFTNSREGDQRAAVLQLSAESENLVFLICHADEVTQLLMEFLQDGTIRFYGEAIGKDCEMLSPYGIHITYAYDL